One Deltaproteobacteria bacterium DNA window includes the following coding sequences:
- a CDS encoding class I SAM-dependent DNA methyltransferase → MNHSEIVGFLWSVADLIRDSFKRGKYQDVILPLTVLRRLDCVLAPTKEAVLARQAELSKRGLQDLDRALRAASGFAFYNTSRYDFDKLLGDAPQVAANLRNYIAGFSENMRSVLERFDFDNTISKLEEAGLLFQVLERFKNVDLHPEQIDNPTMGTIFEELIRRFNEALDENPGEHFTPRDVVHLMVDLMLAGDEGLIAAPGVVRSVYDPCCGSGGMLMIAKEHITVGVRPNGSTTGAELLRPAINAGAEIYLFGQEVNPETWAVSKSDIFMKDPTGRDAENIAFGSTLSNDRHAGQTFDYLIANPPYGKDWKRDQETVESEHQRGAAGRFGPGLPRISDGQTLFLLHMLAHARPPAEGGARIAIIMNGSPLFTGDAGSGESEIRRFILENDLLEALIALPEQLFYNTGIATYVWLLTNRKAHERQGKVQLIDATSFWSPMRRSLGDKRREIPPEKALEVLDLLANYSDGETRMRTEKDKEEEVVVSHIFPTTQFGFRRITVERPLRLNFHATPERIARLEEQKGFQNLAKSKKRGEAGAKEEADGRVRQEAIRTLLKLMPDTVCKDREAFVADVAAAAAKADLKLPATVKKAILSALAERDPDAEICRSADGEPEPDSELRDTERVPLPDGEDPADAENVPASVRAFFEREVKPHVPDAWIDTSKRDHKDAKVGVVGYEINFNRYFYRYKPPRPIAEIEADIQAIENDILEMLKEMRVG, encoded by the coding sequence ATGAACCACAGCGAAATCGTCGGCTTTCTTTGGAGCGTCGCGGACCTGATCCGCGACAGCTTCAAGCGCGGGAAATACCAGGACGTCATCCTACCGCTGACCGTACTGCGCCGGCTCGACTGCGTGCTGGCGCCAACCAAGGAGGCGGTGCTGGCGCGGCAAGCGGAGCTGAGCAAGCGCGGCCTGCAAGATCTCGACAGGGCGCTACGCGCGGCCTCGGGCTTCGCCTTCTACAACACCTCGCGCTACGACTTCGACAAGCTGCTGGGCGACGCGCCGCAGGTGGCGGCGAACCTTCGGAACTACATCGCCGGTTTCAGCGAGAACATGCGCAGCGTGCTGGAGCGCTTCGACTTCGACAACACCATCAGCAAGCTGGAAGAGGCGGGGCTGTTGTTCCAGGTCCTGGAGCGCTTCAAGAACGTGGACCTGCACCCGGAACAGATCGACAACCCGACCATGGGGACCATCTTCGAGGAGTTGATCCGCCGGTTCAACGAGGCGCTGGACGAGAACCCCGGCGAGCACTTCACGCCCCGCGATGTGGTCCACTTGATGGTGGACCTTATGCTGGCCGGAGACGAGGGCCTCATCGCCGCTCCGGGGGTCGTCCGGAGCGTGTATGACCCCTGCTGCGGCTCGGGCGGCATGCTGATGATCGCCAAGGAGCACATCACGGTCGGGGTGCGCCCCAACGGCAGCACAACCGGAGCGGAGTTGCTGCGACCTGCCATCAATGCCGGGGCCGAGATCTACCTTTTCGGACAGGAAGTGAACCCCGAGACCTGGGCCGTGTCGAAGTCGGACATCTTCATGAAGGACCCGACGGGCCGCGATGCCGAGAACATCGCCTTCGGGAGCACCCTGTCCAACGATCGCCACGCCGGCCAGACCTTCGACTACCTTATCGCCAACCCGCCCTACGGCAAGGACTGGAAACGGGATCAGGAGACTGTCGAGTCCGAGCACCAACGCGGTGCCGCGGGGCGCTTCGGACCGGGCCTTCCGCGCATCAGCGACGGCCAGACCCTGTTCCTGCTGCACATGCTCGCCCACGCAAGGCCACCCGCCGAGGGCGGCGCGCGCATCGCCATCATCATGAACGGGTCGCCCCTGTTTACCGGCGACGCCGGCAGCGGCGAAAGCGAGATCCGCCGCTTCATCCTGGAGAACGACCTGCTGGAAGCCCTCATCGCCCTGCCCGAGCAGCTCTTCTACAACACGGGCATCGCCACCTACGTGTGGCTCCTCACCAACCGCAAGGCGCACGAACGCCAGGGCAAGGTGCAGCTTATCGACGCCACCTCGTTCTGGTCGCCCATGCGCCGGAGCCTCGGCGACAAGCGGCGCGAGATACCGCCGGAAAAAGCCCTGGAGGTGCTCGACCTCCTCGCCAACTACAGCGACGGCGAGACGCGCATGCGGACGGAGAAGGACAAAGAAGAGGAGGTGGTGGTCAGCCACATCTTCCCCACCACCCAGTTCGGCTTTCGCAGGATCACCGTCGAACGCCCCTTGAGGCTTAACTTCCACGCCACTCCTGAACGCATCGCCCGTCTGGAGGAGCAGAAAGGCTTTCAGAACCTGGCGAAGTCGAAGAAGCGGGGCGAGGCTGGCGCCAAGGAGGAGGCCGACGGCCGTGTCCGGCAGGAAGCGATCCGAACCCTGCTGAAGCTGATGCCCGATACGGTCTGCAAAGACCGCGAGGCATTTGTTGCCGACGTTGCGGCCGCAGCCGCCAAGGCCGACCTCAAACTGCCTGCAACGGTCAAGAAGGCGATCCTCTCGGCGCTGGCCGAGCGCGACCCGGACGCCGAGATCTGCAGGAGCGCGGACGGCGAGCCGGAACCGGACTCGGAACTCCGGGACACGGAGCGCGTGCCCCTACCGGATGGAGAAGACCCCGCGGACGCAGAGAATGTGCCGGCTAGTGTCCGAGCCTTCTTCGAGCGTGAAGTGAAGCCCCATGTACCCGACGCCTGGATCGACACGTCGAAACGCGACCACAAGGACGCCAAGGTCGGAGTCGTCGGCTACGAGATCAACTTCAACCGCTACTTCTACCGGTACAAGCCGCCCCGGCCCATTGCGGAGATCGAAGCGGATATCCAGGCAATTGAGAACGACATTCTGGAGATGCTGAAGGAGATGCGGGTGGGCTAG
- a CDS encoding nucleotidyl transferase AbiEii/AbiGii toxin family protein: MGASVRARLLNRSRETGDEFQSLLRRYAAERFLYRLGQSRHRGRYVLKGGMLLALWGDTIYRPTRDLDFTGEGESSGTEIASTVKDICAVQVRDDGITFDTSNLTVEPIHEEGSYQSHRARFEATVAKARIRMQIDFGFGDSVYPHPTEVDFPVLLEAPRPRIRVYSREAVVAEKVHAMVVNGERNSRYKDFYDISTLARHFPFEGTPLTTAVRTTFKQRHTPFAQATPIALTPEFYQDPARVDRWQGYVSRTMLRDPPSHFADVGETVLSFLRQPWDALAHGSEFTANWTEGGPWRR, translated from the coding sequence GTGGGAGCGTCGGTGCGGGCGCGGTTGCTGAACCGAAGCCGCGAAACCGGCGACGAATTTCAGTCCCTCCTGCGCCGATACGCAGCGGAACGCTTCCTCTACCGCCTCGGACAATCGCGACACCGTGGCCGCTACGTGCTGAAGGGCGGGATGCTCCTGGCACTCTGGGGCGACACAATCTACCGGCCTACTCGTGACCTTGACTTTACCGGCGAAGGAGAGTCCTCCGGGACCGAAATCGCCTCGACGGTGAAGGACATTTGCGCTGTTCAAGTCCGCGACGACGGCATCACGTTTGACACGAGTAACTTGACCGTTGAACCTATTCACGAGGAAGGCTCCTACCAAAGCCATCGTGCACGTTTCGAAGCCACGGTCGCCAAGGCACGCATACGGATGCAGATCGATTTCGGTTTTGGCGACAGCGTTTATCCGCACCCCACCGAAGTGGACTTCCCGGTACTTCTTGAGGCGCCTCGCCCGCGTATTCGCGTCTACTCACGAGAAGCGGTCGTTGCGGAGAAAGTCCACGCGATGGTGGTGAACGGCGAACGCAACAGCCGCTACAAGGACTTCTACGACATCTCCACGCTGGCGCGCCACTTTCCGTTCGAGGGAACGCCTTTGACAACCGCGGTCCGTACCACCTTCAAACAACGGCACACCCCATTTGCGCAGGCAACCCCGATTGCGCTCACACCGGAGTTCTACCAGGATCCGGCTCGCGTGGATCGCTGGCAAGGTTACGTCAGTCGCACGATGCTTCGCGACCCGCCGTCCCACTTCGCCGACGTAGGTGAGACCGTCCTTTCCTTTCTGCGTCAGCCTTGGGACGCACTGGCGCACGGGTCTGAGTTTACCGCGAACTGGACCGAAGGCGGTCCGTGGCGGCGTTGA
- a CDS encoding type IV toxin-antitoxin system AbiEi family antitoxin domain-containing protein translates to MLSSSDNLREAGVGSIFRPRDVAPHGISHRGLQSLVSSGTVEKLGKGLYRLSAAEPTELETIAMVAAATPNAIFCLLTALSLHDIGTQSPHEVWIAIDRKAHKPTHFPARVRVMRFSGAMLTYGVVRDVAQGVPYQVTSPARTVVDCFRYRNKLGLDVALEALQDVLRSKSATVDEITRAAEVCRIRTVLRPYLEAIRV, encoded by the coding sequence ATGCTTTCCAGCTCCGATAATCTCCGGGAAGCGGGCGTTGGGTCCATTTTCCGACCACGGGATGTCGCCCCACACGGTATTTCTCACCGCGGCCTCCAGAGCCTCGTATCCAGTGGAACGGTGGAGAAACTCGGCAAGGGTCTCTACCGGCTCTCGGCGGCAGAACCCACCGAGCTCGAGACCATCGCCATGGTCGCGGCAGCGACACCTAACGCCATCTTTTGTCTGCTGACGGCATTGTCTCTCCATGACATCGGCACTCAGTCGCCACACGAGGTCTGGATTGCCATTGACCGCAAGGCACACAAGCCGACCCATTTCCCCGCTCGTGTTCGCGTAATGCGCTTCTCGGGCGCGATGCTGACCTACGGCGTAGTGCGCGACGTGGCACAGGGCGTTCCTTATCAGGTGACCTCTCCCGCGCGAACCGTTGTGGACTGCTTCCGCTACCGCAACAAGCTGGGTCTGGATGTGGCATTGGAAGCACTGCAAGACGTGCTTCGCTCGAAGTCAGCCACCGTAGACGAGATCACGCGTGCGGCCGAGGTCTGCCGCATACGGACCGTCCTACGCCCCTACCTGGAGGCAATCCGCGTATGA
- the grdC gene encoding glycine/sarcosine/betaine reductase complex component C subunit beta, with protein MSTNQPVIRGAATALAHTPSLVRYGSKPFRETKARPEFLAELARGLWSYDDACRYLPNQVFIGSQSPARLWEVEQPWFDKLTDADGGEAPFGHIMEERRFLALLACADPFKHVLLRERFWEEMGPVLQSTPLTAPLVSKTPALLTDARMDAEVDSADSLPLFAGGEGAPVGVVKTGHSEDEALSAAVLLENLCCKVSGALAVHELLNHVDGLGLGDVDLVLSCSEEAVGDRYQRGGGNMAKAIAEFAGCDLGTGIDIKDFCAAPIPAMVIGASLVESGVFENVVVVGGGSLPKLGMKSLYHLEQGIPVLEDALSAVAVWIGRDDGHGPTVNLRAVGRHPVKAGAALDKQFRELVLEPLRRLEWGVDQIDRIVTEVHNPDITVSAKAGDVAARNYKMMAAMLAMAKEIDRGDIAGFGRAKGVCGYAPTQGHIASGFVYVPHALREMAAGDIRNCMLVARASLFLGQMTEVTDGMSVLIERNGA; from the coding sequence ATGTCGACGAATCAGCCCGTCATCCGGGGCGCGGCCACCGCCCTCGCCCACACTCCGAGCCTGGTCCGCTACGGCTCCAAGCCGTTCCGGGAAACCAAGGCCCGCCCGGAGTTCCTCGCCGAGTTGGCGCGGGGCCTGTGGAGCTACGACGACGCGTGCCGCTACCTGCCCAACCAAGTGTTCATCGGCAGCCAGTCGCCGGCCCGTCTGTGGGAGGTGGAGCAGCCCTGGTTCGACAAGCTGACCGACGCGGACGGTGGCGAGGCACCTTTCGGGCACATCATGGAGGAACGGCGTTTCCTCGCCCTGCTCGCTTGCGCGGACCCGTTCAAGCACGTGCTGCTGCGCGAGCGGTTCTGGGAGGAGATGGGTCCGGTATTGCAATCGACTCCGCTAACGGCACCGCTTGTCTCCAAGACCCCCGCGCTACTCACCGACGCCCGGATGGACGCCGAGGTGGACTCCGCCGACAGCCTGCCGCTCTTCGCCGGCGGCGAAGGCGCGCCCGTGGGAGTCGTAAAGACGGGCCACTCCGAGGACGAGGCGCTCTCGGCCGCGGTGCTGCTGGAAAACCTCTGCTGCAAGGTCTCGGGCGCCCTGGCCGTGCACGAGTTGCTGAACCACGTCGACGGCCTGGGCCTGGGCGATGTCGACCTCGTCTTGAGTTGCTCCGAGGAGGCGGTGGGCGACCGCTACCAGCGTGGCGGCGGCAACATGGCCAAGGCCATCGCCGAGTTCGCGGGATGCGACCTCGGCACCGGCATCGACATCAAGGACTTCTGCGCCGCGCCCATTCCCGCCATGGTCATCGGCGCCTCGCTCGTGGAGAGCGGCGTGTTCGAGAACGTGGTGGTGGTGGGCGGCGGTTCCCTTCCCAAGCTCGGGATGAAGTCCCTCTACCACCTGGAGCAGGGTATCCCCGTGCTGGAGGACGCGCTGTCCGCGGTGGCCGTGTGGATCGGCCGCGACGACGGCCACGGCCCGACGGTGAACCTGCGGGCGGTCGGACGCCATCCCGTCAAGGCCGGCGCCGCTCTCGACAAGCAGTTCCGGGAGCTTGTTCTGGAGCCGCTGCGGCGGCTAGAATGGGGCGTCGACCAGATCGACCGGATCGTGACCGAGGTACACAACCCGGACATCACCGTGTCCGCCAAGGCCGGTGACGTGGCCGCCCGCAACTACAAGATGATGGCCGCCATGCTCGCCATGGCCAAGGAGATCGACCGGGGCGACATCGCCGGATTCGGCCGCGCAAAGGGGGTGTGCGGCTACGCCCCCACCCAGGGGCACATCGCCTCCGGTTTCGTGTACGTGCCCCACGCGCTGAGGGAAATGGCCGCCGGAGACATCCGGAACTGCATGCTGGTTGCCAGAGCGAGCCTGTTCCTGGGCCAGATGACCGAGGTGACGGACGGAATGTCGGTGCTGATCGAGCGGAACGGCGCGTAG
- a CDS encoding restriction endonuclease subunit S, whose protein sequence is MARESLHKNPVGTDFSRGELQYTSHSRYRDYQYSGVVWLQRVPTHWHVQPLKRLGGLQAGAGFPEDEQGDLAQEIPFFKVGDMGSPRNVRELQQWQHTVSRETARKLRAHVFPANTVVFAKVGAALMLNRRRVLVQPSCIDNNMMGFVPISCDPKWAFYALCAFDIGVLANPGAVPSVNEVQMRDIPVVVPPPPEQRAIAAFLDRETAKIDALVAKKERLIELLQERRSALISQAVTKGLDPNVPMKQSHIEWLGKIPRHWKVKKLRRWASLIQTGSTPPTGQSQHFVDGTVPWHGPSSFSTDLLLRNAVRMVTEGAIRQRVARLFPRGSTMIVTIGATLGRVGLVKEPSSCNQQITTVNFDPKDVDGKFGAYQLKRLESVFAGVAPNTTLPILNQWQIGDFAFAAPPLDEQGMVIAFLDREIDKIVALMAKVRTALDRLKELRMTLISAAVTGKIDVRDEADPNPGAAS, encoded by the coding sequence ATGGCACGCGAATCCCTCCACAAAAACCCGGTCGGCACCGACTTTAGTCGTGGTGAGCTTCAGTACACAAGCCATTCGCGTTACCGTGACTACCAGTACTCAGGGGTTGTATGGCTGCAGAGGGTGCCAACTCATTGGCATGTCCAGCCCCTGAAGCGGCTGGGGGGCCTTCAAGCTGGGGCTGGCTTTCCCGAAGATGAGCAGGGTGATTTAGCTCAAGAAATCCCGTTCTTCAAAGTGGGTGATATGGGATCGCCACGCAACGTCCGTGAATTGCAGCAGTGGCAGCATACCGTGTCGCGGGAAACTGCGCGCAAACTACGTGCCCACGTCTTTCCGGCCAACACCGTGGTGTTTGCGAAAGTCGGGGCGGCTCTGATGCTGAATCGACGGAGAGTCCTGGTCCAGCCGTCTTGCATAGACAACAACATGATGGGCTTTGTCCCCATCTCCTGCGATCCAAAATGGGCGTTCTACGCGCTGTGTGCATTTGACATCGGCGTGCTTGCAAATCCGGGCGCCGTGCCCTCCGTCAACGAAGTACAGATGCGCGATATACCGGTGGTAGTGCCACCCCCTCCGGAACAACGTGCCATTGCCGCCTTTCTTGACCGCGAGACGGCGAAGATCGATGCGCTGGTTGCCAAGAAGGAGCGCCTCATCGAGTTGCTTCAGGAGCGGCGCTCCGCTCTCATCTCGCAGGCTGTCACCAAGGGGCTCGACCCTAACGTGCCGATGAAGCAATCCCATATCGAGTGGCTGGGGAAAATCCCCCGACATTGGAAAGTGAAGAAGCTCAGGCGCTGGGCCTCGTTGATTCAAACCGGTTCCACACCTCCCACGGGCCAGTCCCAACACTTTGTGGATGGTACCGTACCTTGGCATGGGCCCAGTAGCTTCTCGACGGATCTCCTTCTTCGCAACGCGGTGCGCATGGTTACTGAAGGGGCAATTCGACAACGTGTGGCTCGCCTTTTTCCCAGAGGGTCGACAATGATAGTCACCATCGGAGCAACGCTTGGCCGAGTGGGCCTCGTTAAAGAACCCAGCTCTTGCAACCAGCAAATCACGACGGTCAACTTTGATCCGAAGGATGTGGATGGCAAATTCGGTGCATATCAACTGAAACGACTTGAGTCTGTATTCGCAGGAGTTGCACCAAACACCACGCTCCCGATCCTCAATCAATGGCAAATCGGAGATTTCGCCTTCGCAGCTCCACCATTGGATGAGCAAGGTATGGTCATCGCATTCCTCGATCGTGAAATTGACAAGATCGTCGCCCTCATGGCAAAGGTCCGCACAGCTCTCGACCGCCTCAAAGAACTCCGTATGACGCTCATCTCGGCCGCAGTAACCGGCAAGATCGATGTCCGCGATGAGGCCGACCCCAACCCGGGAGCCGCCTCGTGA
- a CDS encoding putative DNA binding domain-containing protein: protein MTAVISERAFEDAIEATLLRHGPDEGTGELTGVSEEPTPYDDPWTQPGGYHRRRAEDYNRELCLLPDDVVDFILATQPKEWEKLTQHYGAQVKERFLRRLSSQIEHRGVLNVLRTGVKDMGCTFRLAYFRPASGLNQETRRLYAANFFAVARQVRYSTKNEKSLDLVLFLNGIPLFTAELKNPLSGQTVEDAIHQYRTDRDPRGEPLLAYGRCLGHFAVDTDLVYVTTHLAGTKTRFLPFNRGKYGGAGNPPVPPTRSGYATSYLWEETWARDSVLDLVRQFIHEVEEEDEKGRKTGKRSLIFPRYQQLDCVRRLVTDARVIGAGQRYLIQHSAGSGKSFTIAWLAHQLSTLHGPDDRRVFDSIVVITDRRVLDRQLQATVRQFEQTLGVVENIDTTSHQLKQALESGKTIIVTTLQKFPVIAQEIGELPGKRFGLIVDEAHSSQSGESTKSLKAVLSPASLEEAESEEAGAETPEEEIENTILAEMEKRGRMPNLSTFAFTATPKPKTLELFGSKREDGWFAPFHLYSMRQAIEEGFILDVLASYTTYQAYWRLLKTVEDDPRYDKHKAAYLLKSFVDLSSHAIDAKVRIMVEHFAERVQDQIGGRAKAMIVTRSRLHAVRYKLAVDRYLAEQSHPFKALVAFSGTVVDGGQSYTETGMNGLPETQTARTFEAPGYRFLIVANKFQTGFDQPLLQAMYVDKKLGGVNAVQTLSRLNRTHPDKQGTMVLDFANEAEEVRSAFEPYYETTLLSEATDPNLLYEIQTRLAVFPVYAETDVDAFANVYFDPKVSQDRLYAALAPVVERFRELHEDERHEFRSQLTDYVRLYAFLAQVLTFADADLEKLYAFARHLRRLLPADRAELPVEVQQNIDMESYRIQQTGSGRIALERKAGVLDPMGTKDAHGPQPEELETLSRIIAELNERFGVQLGPEHRVTLSQMMQKLAGDAALDAAARVNTRENVRLTFNHKVEQVIQEIVDSNFDLYKRITDDQAFGEVVKNLLFDQYVRGHRNAEELIKQGESKTLEFKSTLRWNLKEDRKDDKQITHAALKTIAAFLNTEGGDLLLGVADDRTVVGIEQDRLDNDDKFMLHLSQVVRNGLGARAGTCIDPKVQIVDGKGVCVVSCQRSPGPVLLRWKGVEAAADGDFFVRSGPGTVRLSEEDAKEYARTRFPQAVNTRG from the coding sequence GTGACCGCCGTCATTTCTGAACGCGCCTTCGAAGACGCCATCGAGGCAACCCTCCTACGCCACGGCCCGGACGAGGGCACCGGGGAACTCACCGGTGTCTCCGAGGAACCCACACCCTACGACGACCCCTGGACCCAGCCCGGCGGCTATCACCGGCGCCGAGCCGAGGATTACAACCGGGAGCTTTGTCTCCTGCCGGACGATGTCGTCGACTTCATTCTAGCCACCCAACCGAAGGAATGGGAAAAGCTAACACAGCACTACGGCGCACAGGTGAAGGAGCGGTTTCTCAGGCGCCTGTCCTCCCAAATCGAGCACCGCGGCGTGCTCAACGTCCTGCGGACCGGCGTGAAGGACATGGGCTGCACGTTCCGGCTTGCCTACTTCCGTCCGGCCAGCGGGCTCAACCAGGAGACGCGACGGCTCTACGCGGCCAACTTCTTCGCGGTCGCGCGCCAAGTCCGGTACAGCACCAAGAACGAGAAGAGCCTCGACTTGGTGCTGTTCCTGAACGGCATCCCCCTCTTCACCGCCGAGCTCAAGAACCCGCTGAGCGGCCAGACCGTCGAGGACGCCATCCACCAGTACAGGACCGACCGGGACCCGCGCGGGGAGCCGCTGCTGGCGTACGGCCGTTGCCTGGGGCACTTCGCGGTGGACACGGACCTCGTCTACGTCACCACGCACTTGGCCGGGACAAAGACCCGCTTCCTGCCTTTCAACCGGGGCAAGTACGGCGGCGCCGGGAACCCGCCCGTGCCGCCGACACGGTCGGGCTATGCCACGAGCTACCTCTGGGAAGAGACCTGGGCGCGGGACAGCGTCCTGGACTTGGTGCGACAGTTCATTCACGAGGTCGAGGAGGAAGACGAGAAGGGCCGCAAGACCGGCAAGCGCTCCCTCATCTTTCCGCGCTACCAACAGCTCGATTGCGTTCGCCGGCTCGTGACCGACGCGCGGGTCATTGGGGCGGGTCAGCGCTACCTCATCCAGCACTCGGCCGGGAGCGGCAAGAGCTTCACCATCGCCTGGCTGGCGCACCAGCTCTCCACGCTCCACGGGCCGGATGACCGGCGGGTGTTCGACAGCATCGTCGTCATCACGGACCGCCGGGTGCTTGACCGCCAGCTCCAGGCCACCGTGCGACAGTTCGAGCAGACCCTGGGGGTGGTGGAGAACATCGACACCACCTCGCACCAGCTCAAGCAAGCGCTGGAGTCGGGCAAGACCATCATCGTCACCACGCTTCAGAAGTTCCCGGTCATCGCGCAGGAGATCGGCGAGCTTCCCGGCAAGCGCTTCGGGCTGATCGTGGACGAGGCGCATTCGTCCCAGTCGGGCGAGAGCACCAAAAGCCTCAAGGCCGTGCTGTCGCCGGCCTCGCTTGAGGAGGCGGAAAGCGAGGAAGCCGGGGCCGAAACGCCCGAGGAGGAGATCGAGAACACGATCCTGGCGGAGATGGAAAAGCGCGGGCGGATGCCCAACCTCTCCACTTTCGCGTTCACCGCCACTCCCAAGCCCAAGACCCTGGAACTCTTCGGCAGCAAGCGCGAAGACGGCTGGTTCGCGCCGTTCCACCTCTACAGCATGCGTCAGGCCATCGAGGAGGGGTTCATCCTCGACGTGCTGGCGAGCTACACCACCTACCAAGCCTACTGGCGGCTGCTGAAGACGGTCGAGGACGATCCGCGCTACGACAAACACAAGGCCGCCTACCTGCTGAAGTCCTTCGTAGACCTGAGTTCCCACGCCATCGACGCCAAGGTGCGCATCATGGTGGAGCACTTCGCCGAGCGGGTGCAGGACCAGATCGGTGGCCGGGCCAAGGCCATGATCGTCACCCGCTCGCGCCTGCACGCCGTCCGTTACAAGCTGGCGGTGGACCGCTACCTTGCCGAGCAGAGCCATCCGTTCAAGGCGCTGGTGGCCTTCTCAGGCACGGTGGTGGATGGCGGCCAGTCCTACACCGAAACGGGCATGAACGGGCTCCCGGAGACGCAGACCGCCAGGACGTTCGAGGCGCCCGGCTACCGCTTCCTGATCGTCGCCAACAAGTTCCAGACGGGTTTCGACCAACCGCTGCTTCAGGCTATGTACGTGGACAAGAAGCTGGGCGGCGTGAACGCCGTGCAGACGCTCTCGCGCCTCAACCGCACTCACCCGGACAAGCAGGGCACCATGGTGCTCGACTTCGCCAACGAGGCCGAAGAGGTCCGCTCCGCGTTCGAGCCCTATTACGAGACCACCCTCCTGTCGGAAGCCACCGACCCCAACCTGCTGTACGAGATCCAGACCCGTCTGGCGGTTTTCCCCGTCTATGCGGAGACAGACGTGGACGCCTTCGCCAACGTCTATTTCGATCCCAAGGTCTCCCAGGACCGGCTCTACGCGGCACTTGCGCCCGTGGTCGAGCGTTTCCGGGAACTTCACGAGGACGAGCGCCACGAGTTCCGCAGCCAGCTCACCGACTACGTGCGGCTCTACGCTTTCCTGGCCCAGGTGCTGACCTTTGCGGACGCCGACCTGGAGAAGCTCTACGCCTTCGCGCGGCACCTGCGCCGCCTGCTGCCGGCCGACCGGGCCGAACTGCCCGTCGAGGTGCAGCAAAACATCGACATGGAGTCGTACCGGATCCAACAAACGGGCAGCGGGCGGATCGCGCTGGAGCGCAAGGCCGGGGTGCTCGACCCCATGGGCACGAAGGACGCCCACGGACCACAGCCCGAAGAGCTGGAGACGCTGTCACGGATCATCGCCGAACTGAACGAACGCTTCGGCGTCCAACTCGGCCCGGAACACCGCGTCACCCTCAGCCAGATGATGCAGAAGCTCGCCGGCGACGCCGCTCTGGACGCCGCGGCACGCGTGAACACGCGCGAGAACGTCCGGCTGACCTTCAACCACAAGGTCGAACAGGTGATCCAGGAGATCGTCGATTCCAACTTCGACCTGTACAAGCGCATTACCGACGACCAAGCCTTTGGCGAGGTCGTCAAGAACCTGCTCTTCGACCAGTACGTGCGCGGTCACCGCAACGCCGAGGAACTCATCAAGCAGGGCGAGTCCAAGACCCTGGAGTTCAAGTCCACCCTGCGCTGGAACCTCAAGGAAGACCGCAAGGACGACAAGCAGATCACCCACGCCGCCCTCAAGACCATCGCCGCGTTCCTCAACACCGAAGGCGGCGACCTCCTGCTCGGGGTCGCCGACGACCGCACCGTCGTCGGCATCGAACAGGACCGCCTCGACAACGACGACAAGTTCATGCTCCACCTCTCCCAGGTCGTCCGCAACGGCCTCGGCGCCCGCGCCGGCACCTGCATCGACCCCAAGGTGCAGATCGTCGACGGCAAAGGCGTGTGCGTGGTGAGCTGTCAGCGGAGCCCGGGACCTGTGTTGTTGAGGTGGAAGGGCGTTGAAGCGGCGGCGGATGGAGACTTCTTCGTTCGGAGCGGTCCGGGGACCGTGAGGCTGTCGGAGGAGGATGCGAAGGAGTATGCGAGAACGCGGTTCCCGCAGGCTGTAAACACTCGGGGCTGA
- the grdA gene encoding glycine/sarcosine/betaine reductase complex selenoprotein A produces MSAEPITLNGKKLIILGERDGVPAPVIEQAITGLGGEVAYAATQCFVUTAAGAMDLEDQGRIKELAEAYGKDDIVVLLGAPTTESSQVQFETVTTGDPSYAGPLAGVELGLQAYHVFEPNVKAAIDPDQYAENIEILEMGLDADAIVDALAGMRAG; encoded by the coding sequence ATGTCGGCAGAACCCATCACCCTCAACGGCAAGAAACTGATCATCCTTGGAGAGCGGGACGGCGTCCCCGCCCCGGTCATCGAGCAGGCCATCACCGGACTGGGAGGCGAAGTCGCGTACGCCGCCACCCAGTGCTTCGTTTGAACAGCCGCTGGGGCCATGGACCTTGAGGATCAAGGTCGAATCAAGGAACTCGCGGAAGCATACGGAAAGGACGACATCGTCGTGCTGCTCGGCGCTCCCACCACCGAGAGCAGCCAGGTCCAGTTCGAGACCGTCACCACCGGCGACCCCTCCTACGCCGGCCCCCTCGCCGGCGTGGAACTCGGCCTCCAGGCCTACCACGTCTTCGAACCCAACGTGAAAGCCGCCATCGACCCCGACCAGTACGCCGAGAACATCGAGATCCTGGAGATGGGGCTGGACGCGGACGCGATCGTGGATGCGCTGGCGGGGATGCGGGCGGGGTAG
- a CDS encoding DUF433 domain-containing protein has protein sequence MNYRDVITIEPGKRGGKPCIRGLRITVYDVLEYLASGMSEDQILSDFPDLERDDIRACLAFAADRERRFVSVPS, from the coding sequence ATGAACTATCGAGACGTCATCACCATCGAACCCGGAAAGCGCGGCGGCAAGCCGTGCATCCGAGGGCTTCGAATAACCGTCTACGATGTCCTCGAATACCTAGCATCCGGCATGTCCGAGGATCAGATACTCTCCGATTTCCCGGATCTCGAGCGCGACGACATCCGCGCCTGCTTGGCGTTCGCCGCTGACCGGGAGCGCCGCTTCGTTTCGGTGCCATCCTAG